A genome region from Sceloporus undulatus isolate JIND9_A2432 ecotype Alabama chromosome 1, SceUnd_v1.1, whole genome shotgun sequence includes the following:
- the FAM111A gene encoding LOW QUALITY PROTEIN: serine protease FAM111A (The sequence of the model RefSeq protein was modified relative to this genomic sequence to represent the inferred CDS: inserted 4 bases in 2 codons) — MNPFQSKKTQPDKKRCSVKKETSYGNILYEENENSEASSSTKIGSHLQKEIPPNSDKTPVEEREFTVNLGDDGKEHVVKGKIHHSVLKALRASKDVSAHMDKKKGKKIYLIGKKGIEGCINLGMPLKYVPSDSQFEMKFYRKKQIESPGKLDYRQDGIMDMECILFFVAPNANKCPSNEPLCDKIIRCNELLKEHSNLCVFAPEEETIKDALCKDGRFMPILNEKDWVLMENKKSIPNSHTVKXLSNRTFTIHVKTQRHRKSKGPNNEHVPLVPQEEQLKTFHYFKHHLLTLYPDLKEQSKRINDFLEKAKRKPDQKKDVFGVYKAVFGKERKNSTTVNMVKLHAHLSESVGYIEWSITTKEGSATCFVLCGKYILTCHHVVKXRDGIEEEEWAQKISQLARVTFSYKNKHPKDNGWFYLEEWFKISDKVLDFAVLKLKERGNGLPRGLLRNISVPPFNGLIYIIGHPDGETKLVDGCSVITVFERRNECTQRLDQGKGAECNYAACGYDEKGVNCIHMYNPRDFPEIINNPDVVTYDTSFFWGSSGSPVFDRNGHLVAMHTAGYVYGEKYKKKSIIEFGYSIKSLLSLIEKKHKSWYDTEIGPVLHAGRDAGENAIGVDTSTDVEMEPVDQYTDVKKEPVDE, encoded by the exons ATGAATCCCTTTCAAAGCAAGAAGACACAGCCTGATAAAAAAAGATGCTCTGTTAAAAAAGAAACCAGTTATGGAAATATTCTTTATGAGGAG AATGAGAACTCTGAGGCCAGCTCAAGTACCAAAATTGGaagccatcttcaaaaagagattccaccaaacaGTGACAAGACACCAGTTGAAGAACGAGAATTCACTGTGAATTTAGGTGATGATGGAAAGGAACacgtggtgaaaggcaagatccATCACAGTGTGCTAAAAGCCCTCAGAGCTTCTAAAGATGTTTCTGCTCACATGGACAAAAAGAAGGGCAAGAAGATCTACTTAATAGGGAAGAAAGGGATTGAGGGTTGCATTAATTTGGGGATGCCTCTGAAATATGTGCCCAGTGATTCCCAATTTGAAATGAAGttttacagaaaaaaacaaatcGAGAGCCCTGGTAAATTAGACTATAGGCAGGATGGCATCATGGACATGGAATGtatcttgttttttgttgctccaaATGCAAATAAATGTCCATCCAATGAGCCACTGTGTGATAAAATAATTAGATGCAATGAGCTTCTTAAAGAACATAGTAATCTTTGTGTCTTTGCCCCAGAAGAGGAAACCATAAAAGATGCCCTCTGTAAAGATGGCCGCTTTATGCCTATTCTGAATGAAAAAGATTGGGTGCTAATGGAGAATAAAAAGTCCATACCAAACAGCCATACAGTGAA ACTATCTAACAGGACCTTTACCATTCATGTGAAGACTCAGAGACATCGCAAATCTAAGGGTCCAAATAATGAACATGTCCCTCTGGTCCCTCAAGAGGAACAGCTCAAaacttttcattattttaaacatcATCTTCTCACATTATATCCTGACTTGAAGGAACAAAGTAAAAGAATAAATGACTTCCTTGAAAAGGCCAAGAGGAAGCCTGATCAGAAGAAAGATGTTTTTGGAGTTTATAAAGCAGTCTTtggcaaagagagaaagaactcCACTACAGTTAACATGGTGAAGCTCCATGCTCATCTCAGTGAGTCAGTTGGCTATATAGAATGGAGCATTACTACAAAGGAGGGAAGTGCAACTTGTTTTGTCTTGTGTGGCAAGTACATTCTCACCTGCCACCATGTGGTAAA GAGAGATGGTATAGAAGAAGAAGAGTGGGCACAAAAAATTAGCCAGTTAGCACGTGTCACTTTCTCTTACAAAAACAAACATCCTAAGGACAATGGTTGGTTCTACCTTGAGGAATGGTTTAAAATATCAGATAAAGTTCTTGATTTTGCTGTCCTGAAATTAAAGGAACGTGGAAATGGGCTTCCAAGAGGTTTGCTACGAAACATTTCTGTTCCACCTTTCAATGGTCTTATTTACATAATTGGTCATCCAGATGGAGAAACAAAACTTGTAGATGGCTGTTCTGTTATCACTGTGTTTGAACGTCGAAATGAGTGTACTCAGCGTTTAGATCAGGGAAAAGGGGCAGAAtgcaac tatgctgctTGCGGTTATGATGAAAAGGGTGTAAATTGCATCCATATGTACAATCCAAGAGACTTTCCAGAGATCATCAATAATCCTGATGTCGTCACCTATGATACCTCTTTCTTCTGGGGATCCTCAGGTTCCCCTGTGTTTGACAGAAATGGCCACTTAGTTGCAATGCATACTGCAGGATATGTTTATGGAGAAAAGTATAAAAAGAAGAGCATAATTGAATTTGGCTATTCAATTAAGTCACTCCTCTCATTAATTGAAAAGAAGCATAAATCTTGGTATGATACTGAAATTGGTCCTGTTTTACATGCTGGTCGTGATGCAGGAGAGAATGCCATTGGTGTAGATACATCTACAGATGTGGAAATGGAACCAGTTGACCAATATACAGATGTGAAAAAGGAACCAGTAGATGAGTGA